The nucleotide sequence AACTCAAGCACTTTCGGAGAATTGCGACTCGCTACGACAAGCTTGCGGCCACCTATCTCGGTTTTGTGTTGGTTGCAGCCATTTGGCTTTGGCTGAAGTGAATGTCGACACAGCCTAGTCAAGGAGAGGACAAAATGATTACCAGCCGAGTCCGTCAGGCAATGGAGGCAAAAGGGCTGACTGTTCGTGAGGTCGTGGAGCGCACGGGCTTAGCAAAGGAGACGATCAACCGCGCCCGAGGCCAGATGATCGGCCGCTGTACCCTCGACACCCTGGCGACCATCGCCGGGGCGCTCGGCTGCCGGGTCAAGGACCTGTTCGAGGAGGAGTAGCCGGGCAGGAAGACGACGGTGGCGTTTTCCATTTTTCCCTTCCGGGAAACGCCACAAACGCCACTAACGCCACAAAGCCAGTAACCATGCGGCTTCCTGGGCGTGGCGTTTTATTTCGTCATGCCACAAACGCCACGGGGAAAGATGTGCTCGGGGATGGTGCCGGGTCTCTTCGTATTACCACTCCGCAACCCGTCATACCTGTCACACCCGTCACAAATCCAGCAACCATGCGGGTTTCCTGGCGGTGACGGGTGGAAGTGACCCGTCACACCCGTCACCCCAAATGACGGCTTCGGATGCCCCCTTGTCTCTGCCTGGAGAGTTGTTATAACTTTCGTGTCAACATGGAGGTGCCGACATGCAGGCGCTCAAGGTCAGGAAGGTGGGAAACTCCCTCGGGCTGGTGCTGCCGAAGGAAGCCGTGGCGCGGCTCAAGGTCGCGGAGGGCGACACGGTGTATCTGACCGATGCCGAAGACGGTTACCGGATCACGCCCATGGACGCGTCCTTTGCCGAGCAGATGGCGGCGGCGGAAGACATCATGCGCGAGGACCGCGACGTACTGCGCGAGTTGGCCAACCGATGAACTGGCGATGGATCGCCGCCGCCGTGGTCCTGGCCATCCACGACCAGCAGATTGCCGAGCACGGAGGAACCGCCGGCGTCCGGGATATGGGGTTGCTCGAAAGCGCCTTGGCCAGGCCGGCGCAACTGGCCGCCTACGGAGACCCGGACCTTTTCGACCTGGCCGCGACCTACGCCCATGGGATTGCCCGCAACCATCCCTTCGTGGATGGCAACAAGCGGACAGCCTATGTCGTGTGCATGCTCTTCTTGCGGCTCCATGGGGTACGCATCGACGCCCCGGGCCCGGAGCGGGTCATTGCCTTTGAGCAACTCGGCAAGGGGGAGATTGATCGGGATGCTTTGGCCGGGTGGCTGCGGGCGCGGCGGAAATGACGACGGGAAAAGGCGACTCCCTCAACGCCCGAAGATACGGGCAAGCAGATTCCGCAGCCACCTGAACCGAGGCAAGGGGCGGTATTCTCCGGGTTCAGGGGATCGTTCTTGCCAGCCTTCAGCCTTGCTGTAGGTCGCGGACTTGCCTCCCTTGAGGTCGAAATAAATCCGGTCCGACGCGCCGACGACGGGGTCTTTTTTCTCCCTGGGCATGCTTACGCTCCTCTGGCTGAAGGATAGCAGACTTTCCAGGTCAATAACGCACCTCGCCCCCGTACACCACCCGCGTCACCGTCTCCATGGTTTCCAGTTGCCGCCCGCATCCACGGCAACAACGGATGCGCACGATCTCCTTTTCGAGCGCTCGGGTGTCGATGACGCCGATCTTGCCGCCGCAGTTCGGGCAAATTTTCATTTCACAGGCCACCGCCGTTTCCACTCCGTTTTTCTAAGCGCCGGGCGTTTGGGGTGCTCACCGAAAATACAAGTTTTCCCAGGTCCTCATGGGGTCCGCTTTTCCCGCTTCGGTTCGCGGCCGTTCTCGGCGGCCGCGGCCTTGCCCTCGGGTGTCGTCGGTCCGGTGGATAGACCGCCATGGAGCGGGCAGCGGGCGCTTGTGTAGAGGTCTTTCCTCTTGCACGGCGTCCCCGCCCGGGTCTTGGCCCCGCAGGTGAGGCCCCGCAATTCATCCGGGAACGGCGGGAACGCGGGTGGCGGGTACTGGTAATCCCGGGCGCGCCATTCCGCAGCCACCTTGTCGCTTTCGGCAAAATGATCTCGCCACAGCTTCCGAAGCCGGCGGCGCTCAAGCTCCTGGTCGTCGTCCATGTATGCTCCTCCGTGGGGAAGCGAAGCGTTGCCAGAACATTCAAGAGGCACTATGTCAGGATGAGGTAACCTGCTTGGGGTGGAGGCGCTCTCCCTATTCCCCAACGGGGTGGAGGGAACGGACGCCTGGAATCCCTCCCTTCGAATTTTCCGTGCACTGGGGGAGTCTGCCCAGAGCCGCAAGCCCGGCTTCAGTCCGTCGTCCAGTCGGGGCGGGAGTAAGGTCCCGGCTCATCCTCCGTGCGGCCTCACCGAGTCATCGGCGGCGGCGGTCTTGATGGAGAGCCGGGGCCTCCTTTTCCACCCACGTCTCGCCTCAACGAAAGAGCCCCGACACGCCACCCGCGCCGGGGCCATTCCTTCCTACTGCCGCCAAGCTGCGGCCTTGGCCTCGAAGAAACGTAGCGCCCGGCGGACCATGAAATCCGCCTGCCTCCGGGCCGCCTCGCGTTGGGCGCCCGAAAGCCGGGGCGTCTCCTCGGCGTCCTTGCGCAGCTGCGACGCGTCCCGCAATTCGCCCTCGATGTCGGCGATGAGGTCATGCATGGGCACGACGCCGGTTCGCTGGGCGAGCTGGCGGGCTTCGCCCATCCGGCCGGCCTGGGCCAAATCCTCGGCCTGAGCGTAGAGGGCGTTGACCTTCGCCTTCACCTCGCGGAAACGCACCATCCTCTCCGCCAGGGCGAAGTTCTCCGGGCCGATGGGGGCGGCCTCCGGGGCGTCGCCCATGCCGCGCCGGCCAAGCTCCTGCTTGCTGGCGTTGCGGAAGCGCATGAGCGCGCTTTCGATGGACCGTTGGTTGATCGGCTGCACGTCGGCCCGGTCGAACCGCTCCACGTCGGTGTTGAACTTGGCGATGTCGGAGACGATGCCATCCAGTCGGGACCGGTCCGTGCCGCCGGCCGCCGACCAGGCGCGGTATGCCTCCAGGATGTCGTTGCGGCGATCCTGGAACCCCCGCTCCTCTTCCCTGGCGGCAAAGTCCATGTCCTTGAGGCGCGCTTCCCGGGCAGGACGAAAGCCCAGGGCCTTG is from Solidesulfovibrio sp. and encodes:
- a CDS encoding helix-turn-helix transcriptional regulator — encoded protein: MITSRVRQAMEAKGLTVREVVERTGLAKETINRARGQMIGRCTLDTLATIAGALGCRVKDLFEEE
- a CDS encoding AbrB/MazE/SpoVT family DNA-binding domain-containing protein — protein: MQALKVRKVGNSLGLVLPKEAVARLKVAEGDTVYLTDAEDGYRITPMDASFAEQMAAAEDIMREDRDVLRELANR
- a CDS encoding HGGxSTG domain-containing protein; translated protein: MDDDQELERRRLRKLWRDHFAESDKVAAEWRARDYQYPPPAFPPFPDELRGLTCGAKTRAGTPCKRKDLYTSARCPLHGGLSTGPTTPEGKAAAAENGREPKREKRTP
- a CDS encoding type II toxin-antitoxin system death-on-curing family toxin; the protein is MNWRWIAAAVVLAIHDQQIAEHGGTAGVRDMGLLESALARPAQLAAYGDPDLFDLAATYAHGIARNHPFVDGNKRTAYVVCMLFLRLHGVRIDAPGPERVIAFEQLGKGEIDRDALAGWLRARRK